One stretch of Ipomoea triloba cultivar NCNSP0323 chromosome 8, ASM357664v1 DNA includes these proteins:
- the LOC116027827 gene encoding glutaredoxin domain-containing cysteine-rich protein CG12206, translating into MGCASSKRIKATVDVYRPPPSSFAVFDVNDVEEPWLMNAKPAGDMEDDDEKKQEEKIKEVAHVPPPLLEKLNSIEEAPRSWDEVSKALEDLKPTLNTTMLPPATQTPPPPAAAEKNHPPPKPKKSSSFHTVEELDAKLTPKPPGIKKTESMKVELKKFQSPATESQPESTRTGGFKSLKDNIFLVRDRMEREKDGKPTAPFVKRDPLSDFPEKPPPGGETTAVLYTTSLGGVRRTFEDCNNLRSILESHRVVFDERDVALHGEFRGELRELLGEAFGGVPRLFVKGRYIGGAEEVVSLNDAGRLGRILSWARVERRVGNQQGCEGCGGARFVPCLDCGGSCKIVNGDKKERCGECNENGLVLCPICH; encoded by the coding sequence ATGGGGTGCGCTTCTTCCAAGAGAATCAAGGCCACCGTCGACGTCTACCGTCCGCCGCCGTCCAGTTTCGCCGTGTTCGACGTCAACGACGTGGAGGAGCCGTGGCTGATGAATGCCAAGCCCGCCGGCGACATGGAAGACGACGATGAGAAAAAACAAGAGGAGAAGATAAAAGAGGTGGCCCACGTCCCCCCGCCGTTGCTTGAGAAGCTCAACTCCATTGAAGAAGCTCCTCGTTCTTGGGATGAGGTCAGCAAGGCCTTAGAAGACCTCAAACCCACGTTAAATACTACTATGCTTCCGCCGGCGACTCAGACTCCGCCGCCGCCAGCGGCGGCGGAAAAAAATCACCCCCCGCCGAAGCCCAAGAAGAGCTCTTCGTTTCATACCGTGGAAGAATTGGACGCTAAACTTACTCCAAAACCGCCGGGGATTAAGAAAACCGAGTCCATGAAGGTGGAATTAAAGAAATTCCAATCTCCGGCGACCGAGTCACAGCCCGAGTCAACTCGGACCGGCGGATTCAAGTCACTAAAGGACAACATATTCCTCGTACGCGACAGAATGGAGCGTGAAAAAGACGGAAAACCCACCGCCCCTTTCGTCAAGCGGGACCCACTCAGCGATTTCCCGGAGAAACCCCCGCCGGGCGGGGAAACCACGGCGGTGCTCTACACGACCTCCTTAGGCGGCGTCCGCCGCACCTTCGAGGACTGCAACAACCTAAGGTCCATCCTCGAGTCCCACCGCGTGGTGTTCGACGAGCGTGACGTGGCGTTGCACGGCGAGTTCCGCGGCGAGCTGAGGGAACTCCTCGGCGAGGCGTTCGGCGGCGTGCCGCGGCTGTTCGTGAAGGGGCGGTACATCGGCGGGGCGGAGGAGGTGGTGAGTCTCAACGACGCGGGTCGACTCGGGAGGATACTGAGTTGGGCACGAGTTGAGAGGCGCGTGGGGAATCAGCAGGGGTGTGAAGGGTGTGGGGGAGCAAGGTTTGTGCCGTGTTTGGATTGTGGAGGAAGTTGTAAGATTGTGAATGGGGACAAGAAGGAAAGGTGTGGGGAGTGTAATGAGAATGGATTGGTTCTATGTCCTATTTGCCATTGA
- the LOC116027720 gene encoding uncharacterized protein LOC116027720 encodes MGNCSLKAVDDATKDLGFARIMTDSGQLLHLRCPKSARQLLAEFPGYNVYGQGHMSSPMSEQHQLQAGQFYYLLPVAGETEAAAPENEVRVEVLAPPRKGVWKVKFVIDSQQLGEILAEDENTEAMIEQMRSAAINSPKGRRKSSWGGSLKVIFANAFKMPLENQNKVQALDCCTSSPSPR; translated from the coding sequence ATGGGGAATTGCTCTCTCAAAGCAGTCGACGATGCAACCAAAGACCTCGGCTTCGCGAGGATCATGACAGATTCCGGCCAACTGTTACACCTCAGATGCCCCAAATCAGCACGGCAACTCCTCGCCGAGTTCCCCGGCTACAACGTTTACGGCCAGGGCCACATGTCGTCGCCGATGAGCGAGCAACACCAGCTCCAGGCCGGCCAATTCTACTATCTCCTCCCCGTCGCCGGAGAAACGGAGGCGGCGGCGCCGGAAAATGAAGTGAGGGTGGAGGTTCTGGCGCCGCCGCGGAAGGGGGTGTGGAAGGTGAAATTTGTGATTGATTCTCAGCAACTGGGGGAGATTTTGGCGGAGGATGAGAATACAGAAGCCATGATTGAGCAAATGAGGTCGGCGGCCATAAATTCACCCAAGGGAAGAAGAAAGAGTTCGTGGGGTGGGAGTTTGAAGGTTATCTTTGCAAATGCTTTTAAGATGCCTCTTGAGAATCAGAATAAAGTTCAGGCACTGGATTGTTGCACTAGCAGCCCTAGCCCAAGATAG
- the LOC116027721 gene encoding RNA polymerase II transcriptional coactivator KELP isoform X2, with translation MDAETETTISETVLEILKSSNMDEITEFMVRKSASEKLGMDLSQPIRKKFVRKVVESYLAEQQAKAEQKDDEEGEEEAEEESEDEKKPRHGDDGSTKEYDDDGDRIICRLNKKRRVTITDFRGKTLVSLREYYWKDGKELPTSKGISLTAEQWASFMTNLPAIDKAIKKMESRI, from the exons atgGATGCTGAAACCGAAACCACAATCTCTGAAACGGTTTTGGAGATCCTAAAATCCTCAAACATGGACGAAATCACGGAGTTCATGGTCCGTAAATCCGCATCTGAGAAGCTAGGTATGGACCTCTCCCAACCGATTCGTAAGAAGTTTGTTCGCAAGGTCGTCGAGTCGTACCTCGCCGAGCAACAGGCGAAAGCTGAGCAAAAAGATGACGAAGAAGGGGAGGAGGAGGCGGAGGAAGAATCCGAGGATGAGAAAAAGCCCCGCCATG GTGACGACGGATCCACCAAAGAGTACGATGACGACGGTGACCGCATTATTTGCCGA TTGAATAAGAAGAGAAGGGTGACAATAACTGATTTTAGAGGGAAGACTCTGGTGTCCTTAAGGGAATACTACTGGAAAGATGGAAAAGAGCTTCCTACATCTAAAG GAATAAGCTTGACTGCCGAGCAATGGGCATCATTCATGACGAACCTTCCCGCAATTGATAAAGCTATCAAGAAAATGGAATCGAGGATCTAG
- the LOC116027721 gene encoding RNA polymerase II transcriptional coactivator KELP isoform X1 gives MDAETETTISETVLEILKSSNMDEITEFMVRKSASEKLGMDLSQPIRKKFVRKVVESYLAEQQAKAEQKDDEEGEEEAEEESEDEKKPRHGDDGSTKEYDDDGDRIICRLNKKRRVTITDFRGKTLVSLREYYWKDGKELPTSKGISLTAEQWASFMTNLPAIDKAIKKMESRI, from the exons atgGATGCTGAAACCGAAACCACAATCTCTGAAACGGTTTTGGAGATCCTAAAATCCTCAAACATGGACGAAATCACGGAGTTCATGGTCCGTAAATCCGCATCTGAGAAGCTAGGTATGGACCTCTCCCAACCGATTCGTAAGAAGTTTGTTCGCAAGGTCGTCGAGTCGTACCTCGCCGAGCAACAGGCGAAAGCTGAGCAAAAAGATGACGAAGAAGGGGAGGAGGAGGCGGAGGAAGAATCCGAGGATGAGAAAAAGCCCCGCCATGGTGACGACGGATCCACCAAAGAGTACGATGACGACGGTGACCGCATTATTTGCCGA TTGAATAAGAAGAGAAGGGTGACAATAACTGATTTTAGAGGGAAGACTCTGGTGTCCTTAAGGGAATACTACTGGAAAGATGGAAAAGAGCTTCCTACATCTAAAG GAATAAGCTTGACTGCCGAGCAATGGGCATCATTCATGACGAACCTTCCCGCAATTGATAAAGCTATCAAGAAAATGGAATCGAGGATCTAG
- the LOC116026636 gene encoding SUN domain-containing protein 5 → MRKLSRNVECVKNTLHNRKDKKNGESFCELSLPLIFSFWCLLFLLYSAFGLTRGNHHGDLQAYNESGCNSVVSETNFSNFLFPLEKGGRKNCKNELHLNVNVTVILKESAPDNSSGEYSLQGTSGLEDVVSSVLGYTALMCQIQPLGPLDRNKTEKPLNSRSQLMYPNLDELRNITKQAKGWDVPSPLGNITHRLEPDGTPYNYASASKGAKVVAHNKEAKGANNILGKDHDKYLRNPCSVSWKYVVIELAHETLIDVIKIANFEHYSSNFKEFELLGSLVYPSEAWEPLGTFVAENVKHLQCFKLPQPKWVRYLRLNLLSHYGSEFYCTLSVVEVYGVDAIEQMLEDLIVTSGEPSTNKLQDPNSTALPSIIPEAGSTNRKREDDARSAIESVNEGAENADEGKKVKVDGLKKTSTVNTISDPVKVRQSPNSRIHGDAVLKILLQKVRSLELNLSVLEEYIKELNRRQGEFLPELDKEMSQLSVLLEKNKLEIKTLLEWNEIMEKGLTDFETWKASVSTQLDLLIKENGMLRSDIEKVVSDQASLEKKEIAVLAVSFSFACIALFKLVSEMVLTLFRSPMSDNVLRTSRGWILILVSSSFTIFITLL, encoded by the exons atgaggaAGCTGTCTCGCAACGTTGAATGTGTGAAGAACACCCTTCACAACCGCAAGGACAAGAAGAATGGGGAGAGCTTTTGTGAGCTGTCTCTGCCCTTGATCTTTTCCTTTTGGTGTCTTCTTTTCTTGCTTTATTCTGCTTTCGGCCTAACTCGGGGCAATCACCATG GTGACTTGCAGGCCTATAATGAGAGTGGATGCAATTCTGTTGTTTCTGAAACTAATTTTTCTAATTTCCTTTTCCCATTAGAGAAAGGGGGGCGGAAGAATTGTAAAAATGAATTGCATTTAAATGTCAATGTGACTGTGATTCTTAAAGAATCTGCCCCGGATAATTCAAGCGGTGAGTACTCACTTCAGGGAACGAGTGGATTGGAAGATGTTGTCTCGAGCGTTTTGGGTTACACCGCACTAATGTGCCAAATCCAACCACTTGGACCGCTCGATAGGAACAAAACGGAAAAGCCTCTGAACAGTAGGAGTCAGTTAATGTATCCTAATCTTGATGAGTTGAGAAACATTACGAAGCAAGCAAAGGGCTGGGATGTACCGAGCCCTCTTGGCAACATCACCCATAGGCTCGAGCCCGATGGAACGCCATACAACTATGCCTCGGCCTCCAAGGGTGCTAAAGTGGTGGCGCATAATAAGGAAGCGAAGGGAGCGAACAATATCTTGGGGAAGGACCACGATAAATATCTACGGAACCCTTGTTCCGTAAGTTGGAAATACGTTGTCATCGAGCTCGCTCATGAAACTTTGATCGATGTCATAAAAATAGCCAACTTTGAGCACTATTCCTCCAATTTCAAAGAATTTGAGTTGTTGGGTAGTTTAGTGTACCCGAGCGAGGCATGGGAGCCATTAGGGACGTTTGTCGCTGAAAATGTTAAGCATTTGCAATGCTTTAAGCTGCCTCAACCGAAATGGGTTAGATACTTGAGGTTGAATTTACTTAGCCATTACGGTTCAGAATTTTATTGCACGTTGAGTGTTGTGGAGGTGTACGGTGTAGATGCAATAGAACAGATGCTCGAGGATCTTATTGTCACTTCCGGAGAACCTTCTACAAATAaattgcaagatccaaattcaacCGCGTTACCTTCTATAATACCAGAAGCGGGCTCCACCAACCGAAAAAGGGAAGATGATGCTCGTTCTGCGATTGAATCTGTCAATGAGGGAGCCGAGAATGCTGATGAAGGGAAAAAGGTTAAAGTGGACGGGTTAAAGAAGACATCGACTGTAAACACCATTTCCGATCCTGTGAAAGTTAGGCAATCGCCAAATAGCAGAATTCACGGTGATGCTGTCCTTAAGATATTGCTGCAGAAGGTGAGATCACTCGAGCTCAACTTATCTGTGCTGGAGGAGTACATTAAAGAACTGAACAGAAGGCAAGGAGAATTTCTGCCCGAGCTAGACAAAGAGATGTCTCAACTTTCAGTGCTACTCGAGAAAAACAAATTGGAGATCAAGACTCTATTGGAATGGAACGAGATCATG GAAAAAGGACTTACCGACTTTGAGACATGGAAAGCCTCCGTTTCGACTCAACTGGATTTATTGATCAAGGAAAACGGCATGCTGAG ATCGGATATAGAAAAAGTCGTTAGCGATCAAGCGAGCTTGGAGAAGAAAGAGATAGCGGTGCTTGCAGTGAGCTTCTCTTTTGCCTGCATCGCTCTTTTTAAGTTAGTTTCGGAGATGGTGTTGACATTGTTCAGGTCCCCAATGTCGGACAACGTTTTAAGGACAAGCCGAGGTTGGATTTTGATACTTGTTAGCAGCAGTTTTACTATATTCATAACACTGCTTTAG
- the LOC116027857 gene encoding calcineurin B-like protein 7, whose translation MRTIRRLLCLQPRHLSSIDDNATLASETAFTVNEVEALRILYEQLSRSITDDGLIHKEEFLLGLFKCSSKQNFFADRLFKLFDQKDNGVIEFGEFVRSLSVFHPQTPEADKIAFAFRLYDLKHTGYIERDELKEMVLASLTEYDFMPTEDIIEAIVDKTILEADINGDGKIDPEEWKECVARNPSLIKNMTLPTLKEITLAFPSFVMSTRVQDWELVF comes from the exons ATGCGTACTATCAGGCGCCTCTTATGTTTGCAGCCGAGGCATCTATCGAGTATTGATGATAATGCCACTCTTGCTTCTGAGACTGCTT TTACTGTGAATGAAGTGGAGGCTTTGCGTATCCTATATGAGCAGCTAAGCCGTTCCATAACTGATGACGGTCTTATTCACAAG GAAGAGTTTCTGCTCGGGCTTTTCAAATGCAGCAGCAAGCAGAATTTTTTTGCAGATAGG TTGTTTAAGTTGTTTGATCAGAAGGATAACGGGGTTATTGAATTCGGAGAGTTTGTTCGGTCATTAAGTGTATTCCATCCTCAGACACCAGAAGCTGACAAAATTGCAT TTGCGTTTAGATTGTATGACCTAAAGCATACTGGTTATATTGAGCGTGATGAG TTGAAGGAAATGGTATTGGCTAGTCTGACTGAATATGATTTTATGCCTACAGAGGATATAATTGAAGCAATTGTGGATAAG ACAATCTTAGAGGCGGATATAAACGGAGATGGGAAAATTGATCCCGAAGAGTGGAAGGAGTGTGTTGCAAGAAATCCTTCTCTCATAAAGAACATGACACTGCCAACTCTAAA GGAAATAACTCTCGCATTTCCAAGCTTTGTGATGAGCACTCGCGTTCAAGACTGGGAACTAGTTTTTTGA
- the LOC116026888 gene encoding GDSL esterase/lipase At5g08460-like: MAFIATLLIILPLGYAQGFINNAHALSPNSPPSSPPLAPALFVIGDSSVDCGNHTFLGKFSRADRLPYGRDFDTRQPTGRFCNGRIPVDYLALNLGLPFVPGYHGKPDSADDLIQGVNYASAEASIILSSGSELYSSLTQQIQRATETFQQIKLSMGEEAGARLISNSIFYISIGTKDYIRYYHHNASDPQSLYLPWSFNQLLIQGLKQEIVNLYDADVRKVVVMGLGPMGCAPYYIWRYRNKPGHCVEIMNDMIVEFNLALRYTIDELGQELPDAKIIFCDAFQSSMEIIENLHRYGFSVTEEACCGFGRHRAWIACASPEMACSNASNHIWWDQFHPTDAVNAILADNIWSGLHSTICYPMNLLDMI, from the exons ATGGCCTTCATCGCCACTTTGCTGATTATTTTGCCTCTCGGATACGCTCAAGGTTTCATCAACAATGCCCATGCTCTGTCTCCCAACTCTCCTCCTTCTTCTCCGCCGCTGGCTCCGGCTTTGTTCGTGATCGGAGACTCCTCCGTCGACTGTGGAAACCACACTTTTCTCGGCAAGTTCTCTCGGGCCGATAGGCTTCCTTACGGACGGGATTTCGACACTCGCCAACCTACTGGCCGCTTCTGCAATGGAAGAATCCCTGTTGATTATCTTG CATTGAATCTAGGGTTGCCATTTGTGCCGGGTTATCATGGGAAACCCGATTCCGCTGATGATCTGATCCAGGGAGTGAATTATGCTTCTGCTGAAGCTAGCATCATTTTATCCAGTGGCTCTGAATTG TATAGCTCACTCACACAGCAGATTCAGCGTGCAACCGAGACTTTTCAGCAGATTAAGCTAAGCATGGGTGAGGAAGCAGGAGCTCGTCTGATCTCAAACTCAATATTCTACATTTCTATTGGAACCAAGGACTACATTCGTTACTATCATCATAATGCATCCGATCCTCAGTCTCTTTATCTTCCTTGGAGTTTCAACCAGCTCTTGATTCAGGGTTTAAAGCAGGAGATTGTG AACCTGTATGATGCTGATGTAAGAAAAGTGGTTGTAATGGGATTGGGGCCAATGGGTTGTGCTCCCTATTACATCTGGCGGTATCGTAACAAGCCTGGACATTGCGTGGAAATAATGAACGATATGATAGTGGAGTTTAACTTAGCACTGAGGTACACTATTGATGAACTCGGTCAAGAGCTTCCTGATGCGAAAATCATCTTCTGCGACGCATTTCAGAGTTCCATGGAAATTATAGAGAATCTTCATCGCTATG gtTTCAGTGTTACTGAAGAGGCTTGCTGCGGTTTTGGGAGGCATAGAGCTTGGATTGCATGTGCGTCTCCTGAGATGGCTTGCAGCAACGCGTCTAACCATATATGGTGGGATCAATTTCATCCAACCGATGCAGTAAACGCAATTCTGGCTGATAACATCTGGTCTGGCCTGCATTCAACTATATGCTATCCCATGAACTTGCTGGATATGATATAA